One stretch of Periplaneta americana isolate PAMFEO1 chromosome 1, P.americana_PAMFEO1_priV1, whole genome shotgun sequence DNA includes these proteins:
- the LOC138698068 gene encoding nuclear speckle splicing regulatory protein 1 isoform X1 has product MAGLYKGGNEPSGSLKAICKYGLLVPKKLNQGPLQPRLAVFGDNSDSDNEEGADWVKKALKRDSEKGAVKKQTKLEMQRALQQDPTVYQYDEVYDKIEEKKTEMKTIKKDMEKKPRYIQSLMKQAERRKREQERRVEREVQKEREAEGEEFKDKEEFVTTAYRKKLEEFKKMDEEERRQEHIEALTDVAKQKDLSGFYRHMYRQAVGEEEPKPDIKIKQEKMGENNANEIPIAVSTSKLDNKEQAEKKTRQYRKRRSSSSDSEREDESKKAKSDKNIDADSDFTGHSSSSGSDGSGSDSSDSEKEKSKKIKEVKEKTKEKENKPEIFTSGSEEGEIIEANGEKKDLKRNGESELRKENESEDNKLKSEESASKDEKHVTEITDEKEADKENITIKPEIPKRSIWEKRTVGPVFEAALERYFARKAAKSAV; this is encoded by the exons atggcgggcttatataagggcggcaatgaaccttcaggttccttaaaagccatttgtaa ATATGGACTTCTAGTGCCAAAGAAATTAAATCAAGGCCCATTACAACCACGTTTGGCAGTATTTGGCGACAATAGTGATTCGGACAATGAAGAAGGTGCAGATTGGGTTAAGAAAGCACTTAAG AGGGATTCAGAAAAGGGTGCAGTCAAGAAGCAAACAAAACTTGAAATGCAACGAGCTCTTCAGCAAGATCCTACAGTTTACCAATACGATGAAGTTTATGATAAGATAGAGGAaaagaagacagaaatgaaaacaataaaaaaggatatggaaaagaag CCACGATACATACAGTCATTGATGAAACAAGCTGAACGTAGAAAAAGAGAACAAGAACGGAGAGTGGAACGTGAAGTGCAGAAGGAGCGTGAAGCAGAAGGAGAGGAATTCAAAGATAAAGAAGAATTCGTGACAACAGCATACCGTAAAAAACTTGAGGAATTCAAAAAGATGGATGAAGAAGAAAGACGTCAAGAACATATTGAGG CTCTGACAGATGTAGCTAAGCAAAAGGACTTGTCTGGCTTCTATCGTCACATGTACAGGCAGGCAGTGGGAGAAGAAGAACCTAAACCTGACATCAAGATCAAACAGGAGAAAATGGGTGAAAATAATGCAAATGAAATTCCAATTGCTGTAAGCACTTCAAAGTTAGACAATAAAGAACAAGCAGAGAAGAAAACAAGACAATATCGCAAAAGAAGGAGTTCTTCTTCAGATTCGGAAAGAGAAGATGAAAGTAAGAAAGCTAAGTCTGACAAAAATATAGATGCAGATTCAGACTTCACTGGACATAGTTCCAGCAGTGGCAGTGATGGTTCTGGAAGTGACAGCAGTGACAGTGAAAAAGAGAAAtctaagaaaattaaagaagtaaaggaaaaaacaaaagagaaagaaaacaaacCAGAAATTTTCACATCAGGTTCAGAGGAAGGAGAAATCATAGAAGCAAATGGTGAAAAGAAAGATTTGAAAAGAAATGGTGAGTCAGAACtaagaaaggaaaatgaaagtGAAGATAATAAGCTTAAGAGTGAAGAATCAGCATCAAAAGACGAAAAACATGTTACGGAAATTACTGACGAAAAAGAAGCAGACAAAGAGAACATTACTATTAAACCTGAAATTCCTAAGCGATCTATTTGGGAAAAACGAACTGTGGGGCCAGTTTTTGAAGCGGCACTTGAAAGGTACTTTGCACGAAAAGCTGCAAAATCCGCAGTTTGA
- the LOC138698068 gene encoding nuclear speckle splicing regulatory protein 1 isoform X3 has translation MQRALQQDPTVYQYDEVYDKIEEKKTEMKTIKKDMEKKPRYIQSLMKQAERRKREQERRVEREVQKEREAEGEEFKDKEEFVTTAYRKKLEEFKKMDEEERRQEHIEALTDVAKQKDLSGFYRHMYRQAVGEEEPKPDIKIKQEKMGENNANEIPIAVSTSKLDNKEQAEKKTRQYRKRRSSSSDSEREDESKKAKSDKNIDADSDFTGHSSSSGSDGSGSDSSDSEKEKSKKIKEVKEKTKEKENKPEIFTSGSEEGEIIEANGEKKDLKRNGESELRKENESEDNKLKSEESASKDEKHVTEITDEKEADKENITIKPEIPKRSIWEKRTVGPVFEAALERYFARKAAKSAV, from the exons ATGCAACGAGCTCTTCAGCAAGATCCTACAGTTTACCAATACGATGAAGTTTATGATAAGATAGAGGAaaagaagacagaaatgaaaacaataaaaaaggatatggaaaagaag CCACGATACATACAGTCATTGATGAAACAAGCTGAACGTAGAAAAAGAGAACAAGAACGGAGAGTGGAACGTGAAGTGCAGAAGGAGCGTGAAGCAGAAGGAGAGGAATTCAAAGATAAAGAAGAATTCGTGACAACAGCATACCGTAAAAAACTTGAGGAATTCAAAAAGATGGATGAAGAAGAAAGACGTCAAGAACATATTGAGG CTCTGACAGATGTAGCTAAGCAAAAGGACTTGTCTGGCTTCTATCGTCACATGTACAGGCAGGCAGTGGGAGAAGAAGAACCTAAACCTGACATCAAGATCAAACAGGAGAAAATGGGTGAAAATAATGCAAATGAAATTCCAATTGCTGTAAGCACTTCAAAGTTAGACAATAAAGAACAAGCAGAGAAGAAAACAAGACAATATCGCAAAAGAAGGAGTTCTTCTTCAGATTCGGAAAGAGAAGATGAAAGTAAGAAAGCTAAGTCTGACAAAAATATAGATGCAGATTCAGACTTCACTGGACATAGTTCCAGCAGTGGCAGTGATGGTTCTGGAAGTGACAGCAGTGACAGTGAAAAAGAGAAAtctaagaaaattaaagaagtaaaggaaaaaacaaaagagaaagaaaacaaacCAGAAATTTTCACATCAGGTTCAGAGGAAGGAGAAATCATAGAAGCAAATGGTGAAAAGAAAGATTTGAAAAGAAATGGTGAGTCAGAACtaagaaaggaaaatgaaagtGAAGATAATAAGCTTAAGAGTGAAGAATCAGCATCAAAAGACGAAAAACATGTTACGGAAATTACTGACGAAAAAGAAGCAGACAAAGAGAACATTACTATTAAACCTGAAATTCCTAAGCGATCTATTTGGGAAAAACGAACTGTGGGGCCAGTTTTTGAAGCGGCACTTGAAAGGTACTTTGCACGAAAAGCTGCAAAATCCGCAGTTTGA
- the LOC138698068 gene encoding nuclear speckle splicing regulatory protein 1 isoform X2 has product MTTGQKQYGLLVPKKLNQGPLQPRLAVFGDNSDSDNEEGADWVKKALKRDSEKGAVKKQTKLEMQRALQQDPTVYQYDEVYDKIEEKKTEMKTIKKDMEKKPRYIQSLMKQAERRKREQERRVEREVQKEREAEGEEFKDKEEFVTTAYRKKLEEFKKMDEEERRQEHIEALTDVAKQKDLSGFYRHMYRQAVGEEEPKPDIKIKQEKMGENNANEIPIAVSTSKLDNKEQAEKKTRQYRKRRSSSSDSEREDESKKAKSDKNIDADSDFTGHSSSSGSDGSGSDSSDSEKEKSKKIKEVKEKTKEKENKPEIFTSGSEEGEIIEANGEKKDLKRNGESELRKENESEDNKLKSEESASKDEKHVTEITDEKEADKENITIKPEIPKRSIWEKRTVGPVFEAALERYFARKAAKSAV; this is encoded by the exons ATGACGACCGGGCAGAAACA ATATGGACTTCTAGTGCCAAAGAAATTAAATCAAGGCCCATTACAACCACGTTTGGCAGTATTTGGCGACAATAGTGATTCGGACAATGAAGAAGGTGCAGATTGGGTTAAGAAAGCACTTAAG AGGGATTCAGAAAAGGGTGCAGTCAAGAAGCAAACAAAACTTGAAATGCAACGAGCTCTTCAGCAAGATCCTACAGTTTACCAATACGATGAAGTTTATGATAAGATAGAGGAaaagaagacagaaatgaaaacaataaaaaaggatatggaaaagaag CCACGATACATACAGTCATTGATGAAACAAGCTGAACGTAGAAAAAGAGAACAAGAACGGAGAGTGGAACGTGAAGTGCAGAAGGAGCGTGAAGCAGAAGGAGAGGAATTCAAAGATAAAGAAGAATTCGTGACAACAGCATACCGTAAAAAACTTGAGGAATTCAAAAAGATGGATGAAGAAGAAAGACGTCAAGAACATATTGAGG CTCTGACAGATGTAGCTAAGCAAAAGGACTTGTCTGGCTTCTATCGTCACATGTACAGGCAGGCAGTGGGAGAAGAAGAACCTAAACCTGACATCAAGATCAAACAGGAGAAAATGGGTGAAAATAATGCAAATGAAATTCCAATTGCTGTAAGCACTTCAAAGTTAGACAATAAAGAACAAGCAGAGAAGAAAACAAGACAATATCGCAAAAGAAGGAGTTCTTCTTCAGATTCGGAAAGAGAAGATGAAAGTAAGAAAGCTAAGTCTGACAAAAATATAGATGCAGATTCAGACTTCACTGGACATAGTTCCAGCAGTGGCAGTGATGGTTCTGGAAGTGACAGCAGTGACAGTGAAAAAGAGAAAtctaagaaaattaaagaagtaaaggaaaaaacaaaagagaaagaaaacaaacCAGAAATTTTCACATCAGGTTCAGAGGAAGGAGAAATCATAGAAGCAAATGGTGAAAAGAAAGATTTGAAAAGAAATGGTGAGTCAGAACtaagaaaggaaaatgaaagtGAAGATAATAAGCTTAAGAGTGAAGAATCAGCATCAAAAGACGAAAAACATGTTACGGAAATTACTGACGAAAAAGAAGCAGACAAAGAGAACATTACTATTAAACCTGAAATTCCTAAGCGATCTATTTGGGAAAAACGAACTGTGGGGCCAGTTTTTGAAGCGGCACTTGAAAGGTACTTTGCACGAAAAGCTGCAAAATCCGCAGTTTGA